A single window of Nicotiana sylvestris chromosome 5, ASM39365v2, whole genome shotgun sequence DNA harbors:
- the LOC104216380 gene encoding eukaryotic initiation factor 4A-15 isoform X1 — MAGAAPEGSQFDARQFDTKMNELLSADGQDFFTSYDEVYDSFDAMGLQENLLRGIYAYGFEKPSAIQQRGIVPFCKGLDVIQQAQSGTGKTATFCSGILQQLAYELLECQALVLAPTRELAQQIEKVMRALGDYLGVKVHACVGGTSVREDQRILSSGVHVVVGTPGRVFDMLRRQSLRPDHIKMFVLDEADEMLSRGFKDQIYDIFQLLPPKIQVGVFSATMPPEALEITRKFMNKPVRILVKRDELTLEGIKQFYVNVDKEEWKLETLCDLYETLAITQSVIFVNTRRKVDWLTDKMRSRDHTVSATHGDMDQNTRDIIMREFRSGSSRVLITTDLLARGIDVQQVSLVINFDLPTQPENYLHRIGRSGRFGRKGVAINFVTKDDERMLSDIQRFYNVVIEELPANVADLL, encoded by the exons ATGGCGGGTGCAGCTCCAGAAGGATCACAGTTTGATGCTCGTCAATTTGACACAAAAATGAATGAGTT GCTTTCAGCTGATGGGCAAGATTTCTTTACTTCATATGATGAGGTTTATGATAGTTTTGATGCCATGGGTTTGCAGGAGAACCTTCTGAGGGGCATTTATGCATACG GTTTTGAGAAACCTTCAGCAATCCAGCAAAGAGGAATTGTACCCTTTTGCAAAGGTCTTGATGTAATTCAACAGGCGCAATCTGGAACTGGGAAAACTGCTACTTTTTGTTCTGGAATTCTGCAGCAACTTGCCTATGAACTGTTGGAATGTCAAGCTTTAGTCTTGGCGCCTACTCGTGAGCTTGCACAACAAATTGAAAAGGTCATGAGGGCACTTGGTGACTACCTTGGTGTGAAGGTACATGCATGTGTGGGAGGGACCAGCGTACGAGAGGACCAACGCATCCTTTCAAGTGGTGTTCATGTTGTTGTGGGAACGCCTGGACGTGTATTTGACATGCTGAGAAGACAGTCACTTCGCCCTGATCATATAAAGATGTTCGTATTGGACGAGGCCGATGAAATGCTTTCCAGAGGTTTCAAGGATCAG ATCTATGATATTTTCCAGCTTCTGCCTCCTAAGATTCAGGTTGGTGTATTCTCTGCTACTATGCCTCCTGAGGCACTTGAAATCACAAGAAAGTTCATGAACAAACCTGTAAGGATTCTTGTGAAGCGTGATGAGCTGACCTTAGAAGGTATCAAACAGTTTTATGTCAATGTGGATAAGGAAGAATGGAAGCTCGAAACCCTGTGCGACCTGTATGAAACATTAGCCATTACACAGAGTGTGATCTTTGTGAATACCCGTCGCAAAGTTGATTGGCTGACAGACAAGATGCGAAGCAGAGACCATACAGTGTCAGCTACCCATGGTGACATGGACCAGAACACTAGAGATATTATAATGCGTGAATTCCGTTCCGGGTCCTCCCGTGTTCTCATCACTACTGATCTTTTGGCCCGAGGAATTGATGTCCAACAAGTCTCCCTAGTTATAAACTTTGATCTTCCCACGCAGCCTGAGAATTATCTTCATCGCATTGGACGTAGTGGACGGTTTGGTAGGAAGGGTGTGGCCATCAACTTCGTTACAAAGGATGATGAGAGGATGCTGTCTGATATTCAGAGGTTTTACAACGTTGTTATTGAGGAGCTGCCAGCGAATGTTGCTGATCTCCTGTAA
- the LOC104216380 gene encoding eukaryotic initiation factor 4A-15 isoform X2 codes for MFPLFFCLTNACIIKKKGWWTVNLLGFEKPSAIQQRGIVPFCKGLDVIQQAQSGTGKTATFCSGILQQLAYELLECQALVLAPTRELAQQIEKVMRALGDYLGVKVHACVGGTSVREDQRILSSGVHVVVGTPGRVFDMLRRQSLRPDHIKMFVLDEADEMLSRGFKDQIYDIFQLLPPKIQVGVFSATMPPEALEITRKFMNKPVRILVKRDELTLEGIKQFYVNVDKEEWKLETLCDLYETLAITQSVIFVNTRRKVDWLTDKMRSRDHTVSATHGDMDQNTRDIIMREFRSGSSRVLITTDLLARGIDVQQVSLVINFDLPTQPENYLHRIGRSGRFGRKGVAINFVTKDDERMLSDIQRFYNVVIEELPANVADLL; via the exons ATGTTTCCACTTTTCTTCTGCTtgactaatgcatgcattataaAGAAGAAGGGGTGGTGGACTGTTAATCTTCTAG GTTTTGAGAAACCTTCAGCAATCCAGCAAAGAGGAATTGTACCCTTTTGCAAAGGTCTTGATGTAATTCAACAGGCGCAATCTGGAACTGGGAAAACTGCTACTTTTTGTTCTGGAATTCTGCAGCAACTTGCCTATGAACTGTTGGAATGTCAAGCTTTAGTCTTGGCGCCTACTCGTGAGCTTGCACAACAAATTGAAAAGGTCATGAGGGCACTTGGTGACTACCTTGGTGTGAAGGTACATGCATGTGTGGGAGGGACCAGCGTACGAGAGGACCAACGCATCCTTTCAAGTGGTGTTCATGTTGTTGTGGGAACGCCTGGACGTGTATTTGACATGCTGAGAAGACAGTCACTTCGCCCTGATCATATAAAGATGTTCGTATTGGACGAGGCCGATGAAATGCTTTCCAGAGGTTTCAAGGATCAG ATCTATGATATTTTCCAGCTTCTGCCTCCTAAGATTCAGGTTGGTGTATTCTCTGCTACTATGCCTCCTGAGGCACTTGAAATCACAAGAAAGTTCATGAACAAACCTGTAAGGATTCTTGTGAAGCGTGATGAGCTGACCTTAGAAGGTATCAAACAGTTTTATGTCAATGTGGATAAGGAAGAATGGAAGCTCGAAACCCTGTGCGACCTGTATGAAACATTAGCCATTACACAGAGTGTGATCTTTGTGAATACCCGTCGCAAAGTTGATTGGCTGACAGACAAGATGCGAAGCAGAGACCATACAGTGTCAGCTACCCATGGTGACATGGACCAGAACACTAGAGATATTATAATGCGTGAATTCCGTTCCGGGTCCTCCCGTGTTCTCATCACTACTGATCTTTTGGCCCGAGGAATTGATGTCCAACAAGTCTCCCTAGTTATAAACTTTGATCTTCCCACGCAGCCTGAGAATTATCTTCATCGCATTGGACGTAGTGGACGGTTTGGTAGGAAGGGTGTGGCCATCAACTTCGTTACAAAGGATGATGAGAGGATGCTGTCTGATATTCAGAGGTTTTACAACGTTGTTATTGAGGAGCTGCCAGCGAATGTTGCTGATCTCCTGTAA
- the LOC104216379 gene encoding casein kinase 1-like protein 2, with protein MEPRVGNKYRLGRKIGSGSFGEIYLGTNIQTNEEVAIKLENVKTKHPQLLYESKLYRILQGGTGIPNVRWFGVEGDYNVLVMDLLGPSLEDLFNFCSRKLSLKTVLMLADQMINRIEFVHSKSFLHRDIKPDNFLMGLGRRANQVYVIDFGLAKKYRDTSTHQHIPYRENKNLTGTARYASMNTHLGIEQSRRDDLESLGYVLMYFLRGSLPWQGLKAGTKKQKYEKISEKKVSTSIEALCRGYPTEFASYFHYCRSLRFEDKPDYAYLKRIFRDLFIREGFQFDYVFDWTILKYQQSQIAAPPSRPLGAGVGTSSGMPPAIPNAERQSGEEEGRQPADPSRRRNSGPPINAGSLSKQKSPLRNDSSSKDAMLSSSTFLGRSSGSLRRGLVSGSRETFTMGNDSDPTRSRTPEASPATMNKISSGQRSSPLVGSSDAKHASSDRNTSGIKNYETTLKGIESLHFDEEDRGH; from the exons atggaGCCTCGTGTTGGGAACAAGTATCGACTGGGTCGGAAAATTGGCAGTGGATCATTTGGAGAGATCTATCtcg GTACTAATATACAGACTAATGAGGAAGTAGCAATTaagttg GAAAATGTCAAAACAAAGCATCCTCAGTTGCTATATGAGTCAAAGTTGTACAGGATTTTGCAGGGAGGAA CTGGAATTCCAAATGTGAGGTGGTTTGGTGTGGAGGGAGATTACAATGTTCTAGTCATGGATTTGCTCGGACCCAGTCTTGAAGATTTATTTAACTTTTGCAGCAGGAAACTTTCCCTGAAGACAGTTCTGATGCTTGCAGATCAAATG ATAAATCGCATTGAGTTTGTTCATTCTAAATCATTTTTGCATCGCGATATTAAACCGGACAATTTTCTTATGGGCTTGGGAAGGCGTGCAAATCAG GTCTATGTAATCGACTTTGGTCTGGCCAAGAAATACAGAGACACTTCAACTCACCAACACATACCTTACAG AGAGAACAAAAACTTGACTGGCACCGCAAGATATGCTAGCATGAATACTCACCTTGGTATTG AACAAAGCAGGAGGGATGATTTGGAATCTCTTGGATATGTCCTCATGTACTTCCTAAGAGGAAG CCTTCCTTGGCAGGGGTTGAAAGCAGGAACTAAGAAGCAGAAGTATGAGAAAATTAGTGAAAAGAAGGTGTCAACATCTATTGAG GCTTTATGCCGGGGTTATCCTACTGAATTTGCATCATATTTCCATTACTGTCGTTCACTACGCTTTGAGGATAAACCAGATTATGCTTATCTGAAGAGAATATTTCGTGACCTCTTCATCCGCGAAG GCTTTCAGTTTGACTATGTTTTTGATTGGACCAttttgaagtatcagcaatcgcAAATTGCAGCTCCTCCTTCCCGACCTCTT GGTGCTGGTGTTGGAACCAGCTCAGGCATGCCTCCAGCTATCCCTAATGCAGAAAGGCAGTCAG GTGAGGAAGAAGGAAGACAACCAGCAGATCCTTCTCGAAGGAGGAATTCTGGGCCGCCTATAAATGCAGGAAGTTTGTCCAAGCAGAAAAGTCCTCTCAGAAATGATTCTTCTAGCAAGGATGCTATG TTGTCAAGCTCCACTTTCCTTGGAAGATCAAGTGGATCATTGAGGCGAGGTCTAGTCTCTGGCAGCCGAGAGACTTTCACTATGGGAAATGACTCTGATCCTACACGTTCTCGAACGCCTGAGGCAAGTCCAGCAACCATGAACAAAATATCAAGTGGACAGAGAAGCTCCCCACTTGTTGGATCATCAGACGCTAAACATGCTTCTTCTGACAGGAATACTTCTGGTATAAAGAACTATGAAACCACGCTCAAAGGAATTGAGAGTTTACATTTCGATGAGGAAGATAGGGGTCACTAA